GGGCAGATATTCCAGTAGCAGGAAGCTGTAATCCCTGTCGCTGCCGAGCGCCCAGACTTTCGGCACTCTGACAGTTTTACTGCGCGACAGCAGTTCTAGCTGGTCGGCTTCTGCCGTGAAGATGGGCAACATTTCGCGCTCGTCACACTTGACGAAGATCTCGTGGCCCGCATAACGAATATGCCATGCCGCGTGAATTTCGCCGCCGGGTAGCTCGGTGCGCTGTTCAATATCTGCCTCGCCCAACTGCTCGCTTAACAAATGACGGATGGCTTGCCACATGACTTTTCTCCCCAGGTTTGCTGGTAGACACTGCAATCAATAGCTTATCGCCGTTTGCCGGACAAAAACACGCGCTGACGCACAACCCCGGCCACTACTTACTTTTGTTTCTGCCAAACTTCCCAGCGGGTCACGATGACGGCAGGCTCTGCTCCCAGCGCCACGGCCCCCAGCCCTCTGGCCAGCGCTTCAACTTCTTGTTCATCGAGCGTACTGATTAGCCCGAAGCTGCCCGGGCCAAGTTCGTGAATTTTGCCTTGATCGTCGGTGAGTGTAAGAGAAAAACCGCCGCGGGTGAGCTGATTGTTCAGCTCGTTGATGTCGGTCAGGCTTTGCTCCTCAAATTGCACCGTTATCACATAGCGTTCAACATCACTCATAGTCACCCCGTTGTTATCCTGAAGGTTTTAGCATAGTTCATGCTGCCGGAATGGCGATATTCTCGCCCCTCGGCAGTCTGTTTATTCTGCAACGAAACGTTAGCCTCGTAGCCAGGCGTAGATTTTCTGCGTATTTTCCAGCGAGCAGAGGCGAGTGCCTTTGTTCAGCGTCGCGGCACTCCCGGCCGCTACCCCATAGCGAACGATATCCAGCAGCGGCGCGTTTTCCGCCAGTTTGAGCGTCATAGCGCCAACCATGCTGTCTCCGGCACCGACGGTACTCTGACTTTTGACCGGCGGCGGCACGACGTGCACGCATTCGCGTGCATCAACCGCCAGGGCTCCCTGAGGCCCCAGAGAAACCACAACGCGTTTTGCCTGACCGCTGTCAACAAGGTGCTGTGCGGCGGCGCGCACGTCGTCCGGCTGCGTAAGCTCGCGCTGGACTAATGCACTTAGCTCTTTTTGGTTCGGCTTCACCAGTTCGAGGTTGCCCAGTGCCAGGGTGGCTTTCAGCGCTTCTCCCGAGCTGTCCACAATGCAGCGGATGCCTTTCTCCTGTGCCGTTTTGACTAGTCGACAAAGTTTATTGAGATCAACGCCCGGGGGCAGGCTACCGCTGATCGCCAGAATATCGCCGCGATGGAGGGCGAGGGCTTTTTGTTCCAGTTGCAGGAATTCATTATCCGTCAGGGCGGCTCCGGGCATAACAAATCGATACTGCTCGCCGGTAGACTCGGTATGGACATGCAGATTTTGGCGGGTCCAGTCTTTCGCCTCAACGGTGTCCACGGTGACACGCTCTTCGAGCAGCAGGTCACGAAGATGCTGGCCAGTAGCGCCGCCAACGGGGAATATCGCCGTGGCATGTCCACCCAAATGCACAATGGCACGGGCAACGTTTATGCCGCCGCCGCCGGGCTCAAATATGGGCGAGGTGCAGCGAAGCTTCCCTTCAGGATAGATTTGCGCCGTGACGGTGGCGCTGTCGAGGGAAGGGGCGAGGGTGAGTGTAAAAATAGCGGTCATGTCTCCTCCTTTTTTAGCCATTGTCCTAAAGCCTAGCACCGAAGCGGGAAGTGAAAAGTTAATTAAAATCATGATTTATCGAATGATTATGCAAAAACCATGATCTTCGTATCCTTATGAAAATAAAGATGTTTTAAGAGTGCTCTTATACAAAAAATGAAACAAGAATCCATTGCTATGTTATTGCGGAATTTTTATAATTTGTAACCTTTCCGCGTCGGCTTAGATTTGATCCCGAGGAAAGATTCCGGAACCTTAATGGTTTCTTTTTTGTGTTGTACGGATTAATAAATGAAGCTTTTAAAGACAGTGCCGGTTGCGCTTTTACTCACCGGTGGAGCGTTCTTTAGCCACTTCGCAGTGGCAGATGACTCAGTATTTACTGTCATGGATGACCCGACTACCGCGAAGAAACCCTTCGAAGGTAATCTGAATGCAGGCTATCTTGCGCAGGCAGGCAATACCAAAAGTTCCAACTTGACTGCTAACACCAATATGACCTGGTACAACACGGCTACCGCCTGGTCAATTTGGGGTACCGCCAGTAACACCTCTTCCAACGACGTGCGCTCTTCTGAGAAATACTCAGCAGGTGGGCGTGGTCGTTACAACATGACTGACTATGACTATCTCTTCGGTCAGGCAAGCTGGTTGACTGACCGGTACAACGGCTATCATGCGCGCGATATTTTCACCGCGGGTTATGGTCGTCAGTTGCTGAATGGTCCGGTTCACAGCCTGCGTGTGGAATTTGGTCCAGGTGTACGTTATGACGAATTTACCGATGGTAAAAATGAGACTCAGGCGCTGGGCTATGCGTCTGCGACTTATAACTGGCAGCTAACCGACAACGCTAAGTTTATTCAGGGCGTGTCCGTGCTGGGCAGTGATGACACCACGGTGAACTCCGAAACGGCGCTGGATGTGGCTATCAGTGAGCATTTTGGCCTGAAAGTAGGCTATAACGTGACCTGGAACTCCGATCCGCCGTCAACTGCACCAAACCATACCGACAGACGTACGCAAATTACGCTCGGGTATAAGATGTAAGACTAAGAAGCCGGATGATCTCCGGCTTTTTTTCACCTCGTGTGCCCACTCTTCGTTTTTTCCTATCTTTTTGAGAACCAAAACCGCCTGGCAAAACTCGGCGTGTCCTGAGAATAATCGTGCATGACTATCTATCGTGTACGAGTGGGGTTTCATAACCCTTCAGCCCTGACCTTCAGGCAGCTTGACGAAATTCTGGAGCCGCAGCGATTCTGGCGCACTGAGTCCGGCGGTGGGACCTTTCGCTATTTCATGGAATACGAATATGAGTCGGAACTAAGAGACCTTTGCGCGGTGTGCGAACTGGCTTACTCCCAGGCTTGTAAGGTAAAAAAATGCCCGCTGGTGCTGGTGGAAGAGAAGGAAAAAGCGGCCTGATTCTCCCTGAAGAAGGTGGGGGGAGGCCTTATTTATCAGGGCAGTTCCGGGCAACAAAGGATGTATTCCCCTTTCCGTTAGTGTTACCATTAAAGCTTCAGGTGAAATGGCAGCGATGCCATTTTTCATTTGTATACCAGACTGCGTACCAATTCGGCGATTGTTGGTCAAATGGTTACGCAACGAACTGTTCTAAATCCAATTTCTCTACTGTATGTGATCTTTCGTGTGGGTCACCACTGCAGATAAGGACTTAACATGCCTGTTATTACTCTTCCTGATGGTAGCCAACGCCATTACGACAAACCCGTTAGCCCAATGGACGTTGCGCTGGATATCGGTCCAGGCCTTGCCAAAGCGTGTATCGCTGGCCGCGTAGACGGTGAACTGGTTGATGCTTCCGATATTATCGAAAACGACGCGAAGCTTGCCATTATCACCGCGAAAGACGAAGCGGGTCTGGAAATTCTTCGCCACTCCTGTGCTCACCTGCTGGGTCATGCCATCAAGCAGCTGTGGCCGCACACCAAAATGGCGATTGGCCCGGTTATCGACAACGGTTTCTATTACGACGTTGATCTGGACCACACCCTGACGCAGGAAGATCTTGAGCTGCTCGAGAAGCGTATGCACGAGCTGGCCGAGAAAGATTACGACGTTATCAAGAAGAAGGTGAGCTGGCAGGAAGCCCGCGAGACTTTCGTCAATCGCGGTGAGAACTATAAAGTCGCCATTCTTGATGAAAACATCAGCCATGATGACAAACCAGGTTTGTATCATCACGAAGAATACGTGGATATGTGCCGCGGGCCTCATGTGCCAAACATGCGTTTCTGCCATCACTTCAAGCTGCAGAAAACCTCTGGTGCATACTGGCGTGGCGACAGCAACAATAAGATGTTGCAGCGTATTTACGGCACCGCCTGGGCTGACAAAAAGCAGCTGAATGCTTATCTGCAGCGTCTGGAAGAAGCTTCCAAGCGCGATCACCGCAAAATCGGCAAGCAGCTTGACCTGTACCATATGCAGGAAGAAGCGCCGGGTATGGTGTTCTGGCACAACGACGGCTGGACTATTTTCCGCGAGCTGGAAGTGTTTGTGCGCTCTAAGCTGAAAGAGTACCAGTACCAGGAAGTGAAAGGTCCGTTCATGATGGACCGCGTCCTGTGGGAAAAAACGGGCCACTGGGACAACTATAAAGACGCGATGTTCACCACCTCTTCTGAGAACCGTGAATACTGCATCAAACCGATGAACTGCCCGGGCCACGTACAGATCTTCAACCAGGGTCTGAAGTCTTACCGTGACCTGCCGCTGCGTATGGCGGAATTTGGTAGCTGCCATCGCAATGAGCCTTCGGGCGCGCTGCATGGCCTGATGCGTGTGCGTGGCTTTACTCAGGACGACGCCCATATCTTCTGTACTGAAGAGCAGGTTCGTGATGAAGTAAACAGCTGTATCCGCATGGTATACGACATGTACAGCACCTTCGGTTTCGAGAAAATCGTGGTGAAGCTGTCTACCCGTCCGGAAAAACGTATCGGTAGCGACGAAATGTGGGATCGCGCGGAAGCGGATCTGGCCGTTGCGCTGCAGGAAAACAATATCCCGTTTGACTATCAGCCGGGTGAGGGTGCATTCTACGGCCCGAAAATTGAGTTCACGCTGTATGACTGCCTGGATCGCGCATGGCAGTGCGGTACCGTTCAGCTTGACTTCTCCCTGCCAACCCGCTTGAACGCCTCTTACATTGGCGAAAATAACGAGCGTTTGGTGCCGGTAATGATTCACCGCGCCATTTTAGGTTCAATGGAACGCTTCATCGGTATTCTGACCGAAGAGTTTGCTGGGTTCTTCCCAACCTGGCTTGCTCCGGTACAGGCGGTGGTGATGAATATCACTGACGGCCAGGCGGAATACGTTAACGAATTGACTCGTAAACTCCAAAATGCGGGCATTCGCGTAAAAGCGGACTTGAGAAATGAGAAGATAGGCTTTAAAATCCGTGAACACACGTTACGTCGTGTCCCTTATATGCTGGTTTGTGGCGATAAAGAGGTCGAAGCAGGCAAAGTTGCCGTTCGTACCCGCCGCGGCAAAGATCTGGGGAGCATGGACGTCAACGAATTGATTGAAAAGCTGCAGCAAGAAATTCGCAGCCGCAATCTTCATCAACTGGAGGAATAAAGTATTAAAGGCGGAAAAAGAGTTCAACCGGCGCGTCCTAATCGCATTAACAGAGAGATTCGTGCCACTGAGGTTCGTCTGACCGGTATTGATGGCGAGCAGATTGGTATTGTCAGTCTGAATGAAGCTTTAGAAAAAGCCGAAGAGGCTGGGGTTGATTTAGTCGAAATCAGTCCAAACGCCGAGCCGCCTGTTTGCCGCATCATGGACTACGGCAAGTTCCTCTACGAGAAAAGCAAATCTTCTAAGGAACAGAAGAAGAAGCAAAAAGTTATTCAGGTTAAGGAAATTAAATTCCGACCTGGTACCGATGATGGCGACTATCAGGTAAAACTCCGCAGCCTGGTTCGCTTTCTGGAAGACGGAGACAAAGCCAAAATCACCTTGCGTTTCCGTGGGCGTGAAATGGCACACCAACAGATTGGTATGGAAGTGCTTAACCGCGTCCGTGACGATCTGAGTGAACTGGCAGTAGTCGAATCCTTCCCAACGAAGATCGAAGGCCGCCAGATGATCATGGTGCTTGCTCCGAAGAAGAAACAGTAAGGCCATCAAGTAACAGACCGTGGGGCTTCGGCCTCGCGGATTTTGTTCGCCTACTGGTTCGTTTTATTAACAATGCGAAGTGGAAATTGAAATGCCAAAGATTAAAACAGTACGCGGCGCCGCTAAGCGCTTCAAAAAGACTGCTTCTGGCGGTTTTAAGCGTAAGCACGCTAACCTGCGTCACATTCTGACTAAAAAGTCTACCAAACGTAAACGTCATCTGCGTCCGAAAGGCATGGTCTCCAAAGGGGATCTGGGCCTGGTTGTCGCTTGCCTGCCGTACGCATAAGTAAACTTTTTTTAATTAATTCAGAATAGAAACAGGAGAGCTAAATGGCTCGCGTAAAACGTGGTGTAATTGCACGTGCTCGTCACAAAAAAATCCTCAAACAAGCTAAAGGTTACTACGGTGCGCGTTCTCGCGTATACCGCGTTGCCTTCCAGGCTGTTATCAAAGCTGGTCAGTACGCTTACCGCGACCGTCGTCAACGTAAACGTCAGTTCCGCCAGCTGTGGATTGCACGTATCAACGCTGCAGCTCGTCAGAACGGTATCTCTTACAGCAAATTCATCAACGGCCTGAAAAAAGCCTCTGTTGAAATCGACCGTAAGATCCTGGCTGACATCGCCGTATTCGACAAAGTGGCATTCACTGCCCTGGTTGAGAAAGCGAAAGCAGCTCTGGCATAAGCCAGTTTTAAGAGGGAGCTTGCTCCCTCTTTTAATTTATCCCCGTCATACTTCAATCTGTAGCTGCGTTAACTGCACTCGCTGGCCCCAGTCACTTACTTAAGTAAGCCTCGGGGATAATCGAGCCTGCAGCCTTACTACAAATCGAATTATTAGGGCATAACACAATCAAATTATTGACTTTCAACGCCGTAGCTCGTTCAATAGCCAAAGCGAAATTATGTCAAATAAGGTAACTGCAAGCATGAATGCTGCTATTTTCCGCTTCTTTTTTTACTTTAGCGCCTGACTCAGGGGGCTTTGCGCGTAAGAAAAGAAACGAAAAACAGCGCCGAAAGCCTCCTGTCCGGAGGCTTTTTTTTTGCGTTTCGTTTTCGAATCAGACCAACTACCCCGGCAGTTTGCCGGCATAAGAGGAATACCATGCCACATCTCGCAGAGCTGGTTGCCAGTGCCAAAGCAGCCATAAACGATGCCCAGGATGTTGCCGCGTTAGATAACGTACGCGTCGAATATTTAGGGAAGAAGGGGCACCTGACCCTTCAGATGACCACCCTGCGTGAATTGCCAGCGGAAGAACGCCCGGCAGCGGGCGCGGTGATTAACGAAGCTAAAGAGCAGGTTCAGGAAGCGCTGAACACTCGTAAAGCCGCCCTGGAAAGCGCCGCGCTGAACGAACGCCTTGCGGCAGAAACGATTGATGTTTCTCTGCCTGGCCGCCGTATCGAAAATGGCGGCCTGCACCCGGTAACCCGCACCATTGACCGTATCGAAAGCTTCTTCGGCGAACTGGGCTTTACCGTAGCGACCGGTCCTGAAATTGAAGATGACTATCACAACTTCGATGCGCTGAATATTCCAGGCCACCACCCGGCGCGTGCTGACCACGATACTTTCTGGTTTGACGCGACCCGTCTGCTGCGTACCCAGACTTCTGGCGTGCAGATCCGCACCATGAAAGACAAGCAGCCGCCAATTCGTATTATCGCCCCTGGCCGCGTCTATCGTAACGACTACGACCAGACCCACACCCCGATGTTCCACCAGATGGAAGGCCTGATCGTTGATACCAACATCAACTTCACCAATCTG
This Klebsiella michiganensis DNA region includes the following protein-coding sequences:
- a CDS encoding 6-phosphofructokinase, with the translated sequence MTAIFTLTLAPSLDSATVTAQIYPEGKLRCTSPIFEPGGGGINVARAIVHLGGHATAIFPVGGATGQHLRDLLLEERVTVDTVEAKDWTRQNLHVHTESTGEQYRFVMPGAALTDNEFLQLEQKALALHRGDILAISGSLPPGVDLNKLCRLVKTAQEKGIRCIVDSSGEALKATLALGNLELVKPNQKELSALVQRELTQPDDVRAAAQHLVDSGQAKRVVVSLGPQGALAVDARECVHVVPPPVKSQSTVGAGDSMVGAMTLKLAENAPLLDIVRYGVAAGSAATLNKGTRLCSLENTQKIYAWLRG
- a CDS encoding membrane protein; this translates as MKLLKTVPVALLLTGGAFFSHFAVADDSVFTVMDDPTTAKKPFEGNLNAGYLAQAGNTKSSNLTANTNMTWYNTATAWSIWGTASNTSSNDVRSSEKYSAGGRGRYNMTDYDYLFGQASWLTDRYNGYHARDIFTAGYGRQLLNGPVHSLRVEFGPGVRYDEFTDGKNETQALGYASATYNWQLTDNAKFIQGVSVLGSDDTTVNSETALDVAISEHFGLKVGYNVTWNSDPPSTAPNHTDRRTQITLGYKM
- the thrS gene encoding threonine--tRNA ligase (catalyzes a two-step reaction, first charging a threonine molecule by linking its carboxyl group to the alpha-phosphate of ATP, followed by transfer of the aminoacyl-adenylate to its tRNA; catalyzes the formation of threonyl-tRNA(Thr) from threonine and tRNA(Thr)) encodes the protein MPVITLPDGSQRHYDKPVSPMDVALDIGPGLAKACIAGRVDGELVDASDIIENDAKLAIITAKDEAGLEILRHSCAHLLGHAIKQLWPHTKMAIGPVIDNGFYYDVDLDHTLTQEDLELLEKRMHELAEKDYDVIKKKVSWQEARETFVNRGENYKVAILDENISHDDKPGLYHHEEYVDMCRGPHVPNMRFCHHFKLQKTSGAYWRGDSNNKMLQRIYGTAWADKKQLNAYLQRLEEASKRDHRKIGKQLDLYHMQEEAPGMVFWHNDGWTIFRELEVFVRSKLKEYQYQEVKGPFMMDRVLWEKTGHWDNYKDAMFTTSSENREYCIKPMNCPGHVQIFNQGLKSYRDLPLRMAEFGSCHRNEPSGALHGLMRVRGFTQDDAHIFCTEEQVRDEVNSCIRMVYDMYSTFGFEKIVVKLSTRPEKRIGSDEMWDRAEADLAVALQENNIPFDYQPGEGAFYGPKIEFTLYDCLDRAWQCGTVQLDFSLPTRLNASYIGENNERLVPVMIHRAILGSMERFIGILTEEFAGFFPTWLAPVQAVVMNITDGQAEYVNELTRKLQNAGIRVKADLRNEKIGFKIREHTLRRVPYMLVCGDKEVEAGKVAVRTRRGKDLGSMDVNELIEKLQQEIRSRNLHQLEE
- a CDS encoding translation initiation factor IF-3, with the protein product MRATEVRLTGIDGEQIGIVSLNEALEKAEEAGVDLVEISPNAEPPVCRIMDYGKFLYEKSKSSKEQKKKQKVIQVKEIKFRPGTDDGDYQVKLRSLVRFLEDGDKAKITLRFRGREMAHQQIGMEVLNRVRDDLSELAVVESFPTKIEGRQMIMVLAPKKKQ
- a CDS encoding 50S ribosomal protein L35, which translates into the protein MPKIKTVRGAAKRFKKTASGGFKRKHANLRHILTKKSTKRKRHLRPKGMVSKGDLGLVVACLPYA
- the rplT gene encoding 50S ribosomal protein L20 (binds directly to 23S ribosomal RNA prior to in vitro assembly of the 50S ribosomal subunit), whose translation is MARVKRGVIARARHKKILKQAKGYYGARSRVYRVAFQAVIKAGQYAYRDRRQRKRQFRQLWIARINAAARQNGISYSKFINGLKKASVEIDRKILADIAVFDKVAFTALVEKAKAALA
- a CDS encoding phenylalanyl-tRNA synthetase, which produces MPHLAELVASAKAAINDAQDVAALDNVRVEYLGKKGHLTLQMTTLRELPAEERPAAGAVINEAKEQVQEALNTRKAALESAALNERLAAETIDVSLPGRRIENGGLHPVTRTIDRIESFFGELGFTVATGPEIEDDYHNFDALNIPGHHPARADHDTFWFDATRLLRTQTSGVQIRTMKDKQPPIRIIAPGRVYRNDYDQTHTPMFHQMEGLIVDTNINFTNLKGTLHDFLNNFFEEDLQIRFRPSYFPFTEPSAEVDVMGKNGKWLEVLGCGMVHPNVLRNVGIDPEVYSGFAFGMGMERLTMLRYGVTDLRAFFENDLRFLKQFK